A genomic region of Eucalyptus grandis isolate ANBG69807.140 chromosome 5, ASM1654582v1, whole genome shotgun sequence contains the following coding sequences:
- the LOC108957080 gene encoding uncharacterized protein LOC108957080: MADLHVANLMETSSGGKRQIEGEMKLLQVQFTRMSGSLTQHDENIFKISDVPHEVKVKSIVMPHKGRGMASTGEIPPSYLVHSEEPYAAVILKNCQDRYCHYCFNELPVDVIPCSFCVIPRYCSEHCQLKAGGHQSRNNVEEVSLHVEVPKETENHIREVTSENGEEKIPEHFPEHRHECLDANWPAVLPHEVVLAGQVVVKSLVRRRDLVEIEALVSYDSN; encoded by the exons ATGGCAGACTTGCACGTAGCAAATTTGATGGAGACATCATCGGGTGGCAAGAGACAGATTGAAGGTGAGATGAAGTTACTTCAGGTCCAGTTCACAAGGATGTCTGGTTCATTAACTCAGCATGACGAGAACATCTTCAAAATTTCAG ATGTGCCGCACGAGGTAAAAGTGAAGTCCATTGTGATGCCACATAAAGGAAGGGGGATGGCTTCAACTGgtgaaattcctccatcttaTTTGGTTCACAGTGAGGAACCTTACGCTGCA GTCATATTGAAGAATTGTCAAGACAGGTACTGTCACTATTGCTTCAATGAATTACCAGTGGATGTGATACCCTGCTCTTTCTGTGTAATACCACGGTACTGCTCTGAGCATTGCCAGCTAAAAGCAGGAGGACATCAATCAAGAAACAATGTAGAAGAGGTTAGCCTTCATGTAGAAGTTCCTAAAGAGACTGAAAATCATATCAGAGAAGTTACTTCTGAAAATGGGGAGGAGAAAATTCCTGAGCACTTTCCAGAACACAGACATGAATGCCTGGATGCAAACTGGCCAGCTGTTTTGCCACACGAGGTAGTTTTAGCTGGTCAAGTGGTAGTGAAGTCCCTGGTGCGAAGAAGAGACCTGGTGGAGATAGAAGCCTTGGTATCTTATGACAGTAATTGA